One window from the genome of Emys orbicularis isolate rEmyOrb1 chromosome 10, rEmyOrb1.hap1, whole genome shotgun sequence encodes:
- the ANKS4B gene encoding ankyrin repeat and SAM domain-containing protein 4B, producing MSTRYHKAAADGNLDLLKEATRKDLNTSDEDGMTPTLLAAYHGYLEAVEVICRRGGDPDKCDIWGNTPLHHAASNGHIHCVSFLINFGANIFALDNDLRTPLDAAASRDQHECVRILDKAATEQNVMNPKRVAKLKAQAPRNAEKQIKECEKRQEKHQHEMTRNFNKEKFGSMRSTSGTASRTKVSNFFIPNTLGSFPKNLKDTFRMKAKKKDENTGDQEAQSNGQEDDRAGRTTVMDVFSEKDEDELCNDFKGKNISEDDSEQEHVSIFKRPGLGNIVFRRNLSAGINAEEMFSEKEEISFKMPTELFRHERAESKSELDTENDFDVPWNEDEIGWDDDEAESTPLEVFLASQNLNEFVPVLMREKIDLDALMLCSDEDLLSIQMQLGPRKKVLSAADRRKQALEKPGKLVDSRL from the exons ATGTCGACCAGGTATCACAAAGCAGCCGCGGATGGCAACCTGGATCTGTTGAAAGAAGCCACCAGAAAAGATCTCAATACCTCAGATGAAGACGGAATGACACCCACCCTCCTGGCAGCTTACCATGGGTACCTGGAGGCAGTGGAAGTCATATGTAGGAGAGG CGGTGACCCTGACAAGTGCGACATCTGGGGGAACACACCTCTCCATCATGCGGCTTCTAACGGTCACATTCACTGTGTCTCATTCTTGATTAACTTCGGTGCCAATATATTTGCCCTGGATAATGATCTGCGCACTCCTCTGGATGCAGCTGCCAGCAGGGACCAGCATGAATGTGTCAGAATCCTAGACAAAGCTGCTACCGAACAGAATGTAATGAATCCCAAAAGAGTCGCCAAACTCAAAGCCCAGGCCCCAAGGAATGCAGAGAAACAAATCAAAGAATGTGAAAAGCGCCAAGAGAAACACCAACACGAAATGACCAGgaattttaacaaagaaaagtttgGATCAATGCGTTCTACCAGTGGGACAGCCTCCAGGACAAAGGTGTCCAATTTCTTTATTCCAAATACATTGGGCTCTTTCCCCAAAAATCTGAAGGACACCTTCAGGATGAAGGCAAAAAAGAAAGACGAAAACACAGGTGATCAGGAAGCACAAAGCAATGGCCAAGAAGATGATAGGGCTGGGCGAACTACCGTGATGGATGTATTCAGTGAAAAAGATGAGGATGAATTATGTAATGACTTTAAAGGGAAAAATATTTCCGAAGATGATAGCGAGCAGGAGCATGTGTCCATTTTCAAACGGCCAGGTCTCGGCAATATTGTGTTTAGACGGAATTTGTCTGCAGGGATAAATGCTGAAGAGATGTTCtcagaaaaagaagaaataagttttaaaatgCCAACTGAGCTTTTTCGGCATGAAAGGGCTGAGAGCAAGAGTGAGCTAGATACTGAAAATGATTTCGATGTCCCTTGGAATGAGGATGAAATTGGATGGGATGACGATGAAGCTGAGAGCACCCCTCTTGAGGTATTTCTGGCATCACAGAATCTGAATGAGTTTGTTCCTGTCCTCATGAGAGAAAAGATTGATTTAGATGCCCTCATGCTATGTTCTGATGAAGACCTACTGAGCATACAAATGCAGCTGGGCCCAAGGAAGAAAGTCCTCAGTGCAGCAGATAGAAGAAAGCAGGCACTGGAGAAACCTGGAAAGCTTGTAGATAGTCGCTTATAA
- the ZP2 gene encoding zona pellucida sperm-binding protein 2, with protein MKLLILQPGWSFCSMWLLLLLGCLIVPLTTGVNSSMALDFPGTVSCYNDKMLIGLPRELGSNFWQVHVVDASGEEIVDCDYVVDHERLTLTALYVNCTILEHDTHQLRIKLLLLNKTVARDKNVTYSIGCDALQADEVVPTTFTGATNCTKDFMAVVFPRLIPSFADEHVTTESQMAWILSIDDGRRTHRLSLWQAMQQGYTFLADSNNLIFQVSFGATGVTSYKQDNQMLYTVALKLSYGPPDQRLTVESRMICAPGPATCNSTHMTVAIPAFPGILSALSIENRNIPMNELQANGIALDTQRGVKLHINRRILKSRLYEESCLGLQSYMASLRLTFNFHGEMVSMVTYPECPCDQHAPIAAVCTQDGYMDFEVLRDRTKPALDLDTIRLRDPTCKPVFKSPSNDMVRFHVPLNMCGTRQRFEGERIIYENEVRALWADLPPRRISRDSEFRLTVVCTYKSGDASLSIRISSLPPPVSSINQGPLSLILLIYPDDSYLQPYSDDQYPIVKYLRQPIFLEVQVLNRNDPNIKLVLDDCWATTSQDPSSLPRWNIVVDGCDYELDNYRTVFHPVGLAVSYPNYRQRFEVKTFAFVSDDKALTSLVYFHCSALLCDRLHLDSPLCSPRCPQSARNKRDVVMQAENSGVASLPGPVIFIADEWPSTQEETQLRDGAWTTVAAATVILGLMVTALVSVAL; from the exons ATGAAGTTACTGATATTGCAGCCCGGCTGGTCCTTTTGCAGCATGTG GctgcttcttttacttggttGCCTTATAGTGCCCTTGACAACTGGTGTTAATAGTTCCATGGCTCTAGACTTCCCAG GGACAGTGTCTTGTTACAATGACAAAATGTTGATTGGGTTACCCAGAGAGCTTGGAAGCAACTTCTGGCAGGTCCATGTAGTTG ATGCAAGTGGTGAAGAGATTGTAGACTGTGACTACGTGGTGGATCATGAGAGGCTGACTCTAACTGCTCTGTATGTGAACTGCACTATACTAGAG CATGAcacacaccagctgagaataaagctgctgctgcttaacAAGACAGTTGCAAGGGACAAGAATGTAACCTACAGTATTGGTTGTGATGCTCTTCAAGCAGATGAAGTCGTCCCTACTACTTTTACAGGAGCTACAAACTGTACTAAAGACTTCATGGCA GTTGTATTTCCAAgactcattcccagctttgctGATGAACATGTG ACTACAGAATCTCAGATGGCCTGGATACTGTCCATAGATGATGGAAGAAGAACACACAGGCTAAGCCTTTGGCAAGCCATGCAGCAAGGATACACATTCCTAGCTGACAGCAACAACCTAATCTTCCAGGTTTCTTTTGGTGCTACTGGAGTCACCTCTTACAAG CAAGACAACCAGATGCTGTATACTGTGGCACTCAAGCTTTCATATGGGCCTCCTGACCAGCGACTAACTGTAGAATCAAGAATGATCTGTGCACCAG GTCCAGCAACCTGTAACTCAACACACATGACTGTTGCCATCCCAGCTTTCCCAGGGATCCTCTCAGCTCTGAGTATAGAAAACAGAAACATTCCCATGAATGAACTCCAAGCAAATGGAATTGCTCTGGACACACAAAGGGGAGTGAAACTGCACATCAACAGAAGAATCCTGAAGTCCAGA CTGTATGAGGAGAGCTGCTTAGGACTTCAGTCATACATGGCATCTCTAAGGCTAACTTTCAACTTCCATGGAGAAATGGTGTCAATGGTGACTTATCCAGAGTGTCCCTGTGACCAACATGCACCAATAG CTGCTGTGTGCACTCAGGATGGCTACATGGACTTTGAAGTACTCCGTGACAGGACAAAACCAGCCCTAGACTTGGATACCATCAGGCTAAGAGATCCTACATGCAAACCAGTCTTCAAGTCTCCCTCAAATGACATGGTTCGGTTTCATGTCCCACTGAACATGTGTGGAACAAGGCAGAGG TTTGAAGGCGAGAGGATAATTTATGAGAATGAAGTTCGTGCTTTGTGGGCAGATCTACCACCACGCAGGATTTCTAGGGACAGTGAATTCAG GCTGACAGTAGTGTGCACCTACAAAAGTGGTGATGCGTCCCTGAGCATAAGGATAAGCAGTCTCCCTCCTCCAGTTTCTTCAATAAACCAGGGTCCTCTCTCCTTGATCCTGCTGATCTATCCAG ATGACTCCTACTTGCAGCCCTACAGTGATGACCAGTATCCTATTGTGAAATATCTGCGGCAACCAATCTTCTTGGAAGTGCAAGTTCTGAACCGCAATGACCCCAACATCAAACTGGTATTGGATGACTGTTGGGCAACAACATCACAAGATCCAAGCTCTCTGCCCCGGTGGAACATTGTTGTGGATGG GTGTGACTATGAACTGGACAACTACAGAACTGTATTTCATCCAGTGGGCCTAGCAGTCAGCTATCCCAACTATCGCCAAAGATTTGAAGTGAAAACCTTTGCCTTTGTCTCAGATGACAAGGCTCTCACTAGCCTA GTGTACTTCCACTGCAGTGCTCTACTCTGTGACAGACTTCATCTGGATTCCCCTCTGTGTTCACCAAGATGTCCTCAGTCAGCCAGAAACAAACGAG ATGTTGTGATGCAAGCAGAGAACTCTGGTGTAGCAAGCTTACCTGGTCCTGTTATCTTCATAGCAGATGAATGGCCTTCAACCCAAG AAGAAACTCAACTGAGAGATGGGGCATGGACCACTGTAGCAGCAGCTACTGTGATCCTTGGTCTGATGGTCACTGCACTGGTGTCAGTGGCTCTTTAA
- the LOC135884723 gene encoding zona pellucida sperm-binding protein 2-like, with the protein MRLPLLQPGWSFCSMWLLLLLGCLIVPLTAGATSSMALDFPGTVSCHNDKMLIGFPRELGSNSWQVHVVDASGEEIVDCDYMVDHERLTLTALYVNCTRLEHDQHQLRIELLLLNRTIAGDKNVTYSIGCDALPADEVVPTIFTGATNCTKDFMAVVFPRLLPSFADEHTTIESQMAWILSIDDGTRTHRLSLRQAMQQGYTFLADSNNLIFQVSFGATGVTSYKQDNQMLYTVALKLSYGPPDQRLTVESRMICAPGPATCNSTHMTVAIPAFPGILSAVSVENRNIPMNQLQANGILLDARRGVKLHINRRTLKSRLYENCLGLQSYMASLRLTFNFRGEMLSMVTYPECPCEQHAPIAAVCTQDGYMDFEVLSDRTKPALDLDTIRLRDPTCKPVFKSPSNDMVRFHVPLNMCGTRQRFEGERIIYENEVRALWADLPPRRISRDSEFRLTVVCTYKSGDASLSVRISSLPPPVSSINQGPLSLILLIYPDDSYLQPYSDDQYPIVKYLQQPIFLEVQVLNRNDPNIKLVLDDCWATTSQDPSSLPRWNIVVDGCDYELDNYRTAFHPVGLAVSYPNYRQRFEVKTFAFVAGDKALTSLVYFHCSALLCDKLHLDSPLCSPRCPLSARNKRDVVKEAKNSGVASLPGPVIIVADEWPSTQEEIQLREAWTTVATAATVILCLMATSLVSVALLNLKRTKAVMVN; encoded by the exons ATGAGATTGCCTCTATTGCAGCCAGGCTGGTCCTTTTGCAGCATGTG GCTGCTTCTTTTGCTTGGTTGCCTTatagtgcccttgacagctggtGCTACTAGCTCCATGGCTCTAGACTTCCCAG GGACAGTGTCTTGTCACAATGACAAAATGTTGATTGGGTTTCCCAGAGAGCTTGGAAGCAACTCCTGGCAGGTCCATGTAGTTG ATGCAAGTGGTGAAGAGATTGTAGACTGTGACTACATGGTGGATCATGAGAGGCTGACTCTAACTGCTCTGTATGTGAACTGCACTAGACTAGAG CATGACCAACACCAGCTGAGaatagagctgctgctgctcaacAGGACCATTGCAGGGGACAAGAATGTAACCTACAGTATTGGCTGTGATGCTCTTCCAGCAGATGAAGTTGTCCCTACTATTTTTACAGGAGCTACAAACTGTACTAAAGACTTCATGGCA GTTGTATTTCCAAGACTCCTTCCCAGTTTTGCTGATGAACACACG ACTATAGAGTCTCAGATGGCCTGGATACTGTCCATAGATGATGGAACAAGAACACACAGGCTAAGCCTTCGGCAAGCCATGCAGCAAGGATACACATTCCTAGCTGACAGCAATAACCTAATCTTCCAGGTTTCTTTTGGTGCTACTGGAGTCACCTCTTACAAG CAAGACAACCAGATGCTGTATACTGTGGCACTCAAGCTTTCATATGGGCCTCCTGACCAGCGACTAACTGTAGAATCAAGAATGATCTGTGCACCAG GCCCAGCAACCTGTAACTCAACACACATGACTGTTGCCATCCCAGCTTTCCCAGGGATCCTCTCAGCTGTGAGTGTAGAAAATAGAAACATTCCCATGAACCAACTCCAAGCAAATGGAATTCTTCTAGATGCAAGAAGGGGAGTGAAGCTGCACATCAACAGAAGAACCCTGAAGTCCAGA CTGTATGAGAACTGCTTAGGACTTCAGTCATACATGGCATCTCTAAGGCTAACTTTCAACTTCCGTGGAGAAATGCTGTCAATGGTGACTTATCCAGAGTGTCCCTGTGAGCAACATGCACCAATAG CTGCTGTGTGCACTCAGGATGGCTACATGGACTTTGAAGTACTCAGTGACAGGACAAAACCAGCCCTAGACTTGGATACCATCAGGCTAAGAGATCCTACATGCAAACCAGTCTTCAAGTCTCCCTCAAATGACATGGTTCGGTTTCATGTCCCACTGAACATGTGTGGAACAAGGCAGAGG TTTGAAGGCGAGAGGATAATTTATGAGAATGAAGTTCGTGCTTTGTGGGCAGATCTACCACCACGCAGGATTTCTAGGGACAGTGAATTCAG GCTGACCGTAGTGTGCACCTACAAAAGTGGTGATGCGTCCCTGAGCGTAAGGATAAGCAGTCTCCCTCCTCCAGTTTCTTCAATAAACCAGGGTCCTCTCTCCTTGATCCTGCTGATCTATCCAG ATGACTCCTACTTGCAGCCCTACAGTGATGACCAGTATCCTATTGTGAAATATCTGCAGCAACCAATCTTCTTGGAAGTGCAAGTTCTGAACCGCAATGACCCCAACATCAAACTGGTATTGGATGACTGTTGGGCAACAACATCACAAGATCCAAGCTCTCTGCCCCGGTGGAACATTGTTGTGGATGG GTGTGACTATGAACTGGACAACTACAGAACTGCATTTCATCCAGTGGGCCTTGCAGTCAGCTATCCCAACTATCGCCAGAGATTTGAAGTGAAGACCTTTGCCTTTGTAGCTGGTGACAAGGCTCTCACTAGCCTA GTGTACTTCCACTGCAGTGCTCTACTCTGTGACAAACTTCATCTGGACTCCCCTCTGTGTTCACCAAGATGTCCTCTGTCAGCTAGAAACAAACGAG ATGTTGTGAAGGAAGCAAAGAACTCGGGTGTAGCAAGCTTACCTGGTCCTGTTATCATTGTAGCAGATGAATGGCCTTCAACCCAAG AAGAGATTCAACTGAGAGAAGCATGGACCACTGTTGCAACAGCAGCTACTGTGATCCTTTGCCTGATGGCCACTTCATTGGTGTCAGTGGCTCTCCTTAATCTGAAGAGGACAAAAGCAGTAATGGTAAACTGA